The following proteins are encoded in a genomic region of Lujinxingia vulgaris:
- the dapF gene encoding diaminopimelate epimerase, whose translation MIDFAKFHGLGNDFIVVEQNAEAWTAAKVRAICDRHLGVGADGVLALERLGEDHLRMVVFNQDGSRPQMCGNGVRCAAGYAHSRWNMSDAILVESDAGPRPCEIIPGNAPGLWQVNVAMGPARIGAAGSFKVQGRTFDYVPVDMGNPHAVILEFPGDEIVDRAGTLANAAHPDFAQGVNLEFVEARGDEWHTSVYERGVGRTRACGTGACAVAAAIWNLDLASPDAPVVVALPGGRLTIAQRNGQIWMQGPAQEVFTGMYPNIRSNEDA comes from the coding sequence ATGATCGACTTCGCCAAGTTTCATGGTCTGGGAAACGACTTCATCGTCGTTGAGCAAAACGCCGAGGCGTGGACGGCGGCTAAGGTGCGCGCGATCTGCGATCGCCACCTGGGCGTCGGCGCCGACGGCGTGTTGGCCCTGGAGCGTCTGGGCGAAGATCATCTGCGCATGGTCGTCTTCAACCAGGACGGCAGCCGCCCGCAGATGTGCGGCAATGGCGTGCGTTGTGCGGCGGGCTACGCCCATAGCCGCTGGAACATGAGCGACGCGATCCTTGTGGAGAGTGACGCCGGGCCGCGCCCCTGCGAAATCATCCCGGGCAACGCTCCGGGACTCTGGCAGGTCAACGTAGCGATGGGGCCTGCGCGCATCGGCGCGGCGGGCTCCTTCAAGGTGCAAGGCCGAACCTTTGACTACGTTCCGGTCGATATGGGCAACCCCCACGCGGTGATCCTGGAGTTTCCCGGCGATGAGATCGTCGATCGCGCAGGGACGCTCGCAAACGCCGCCCACCCCGACTTCGCCCAGGGCGTCAACCTGGAGTTCGTCGAGGCGCGGGGTGACGAATGGCACACAAGCGTGTATGAGCGGGGCGTCGGACGCACCCGGGCCTGCGGCACCGGGGCCTGCGCCGTCGCCGCCGCGATCTGGAACCTGGATCTGGCCAGTCCCGACGCACCGGTGGTCGTCGCGCTCCCCGGCGGGAGGCTCACCATCGCGCAGCGCAACGGCCAGATCTGGATGCAGGGTCCGGCTCAGGAAGTCTTTACAGGGATGTACCCGAACATCAGGAGCAACGAAGATGCGTAA
- a CDS encoding thymidine kinase, protein MILQPRDVGWIEVICGPMFSGKTEELIRRLKRASYARQSVQIFKPAIDDRYDESAIVSHSQISLPSVAVKNLDELRQALDPQVDVVGIDEVQFFDERVIDFCEELADGGRRVVVAGLDQDYRGQPFGPMPGLLSVAEYITKLMSICMRCGNPAHRSYRLSEDPQQVLVGTAQQYEARCRRCFTEGYPSQSAAASQPAESQRMEPRGRR, encoded by the coding sequence ATGATTCTTCAGCCCCGCGACGTCGGTTGGATTGAAGTCATCTGCGGACCGATGTTCTCCGGTAAGACCGAAGAGCTGATCCGACGCCTCAAGCGTGCGAGCTACGCCCGCCAGAGTGTGCAGATCTTCAAGCCGGCTATCGACGACCGCTACGATGAGAGCGCGATCGTCAGCCACAGCCAGATCTCCCTGCCCAGTGTGGCCGTCAAAAACCTCGATGAGCTGCGTCAGGCGCTTGACCCTCAGGTCGATGTCGTGGGCATCGATGAGGTGCAGTTCTTTGATGAGCGCGTCATCGACTTCTGCGAAGAGCTCGCCGACGGCGGCCGCCGCGTGGTGGTGGCCGGCCTCGATCAGGACTACCGCGGGCAGCCCTTCGGGCCGATGCCCGGGCTGCTCTCGGTGGCCGAATACATCACCAAACTGATGTCGATCTGCATGCGCTGCGGCAACCCCGCGCACCGCAGCTACCGACTCTCCGAAGATCCCCAGCAGGTCCTGGTGGGGACCGCACAACAGTACGAAGCCCGCTGCCGGCGCTGCTTCACCGAGGGCTACCCCTCGCAGAGCGCCGCGGCGTCTCAACCCGCAGAATCCCAACGTATGGAACCCCGAGGTCGTCGATGA
- the hpt gene encoding hypoxanthine phosphoribosyltransferase, with translation MKAPKRKLKVLISEEEIQKRCRELAAQINEDFAGDSVHVIGVLKGSFMFLSDLVKHLTVDVSIDFLGLSSYGTSQETSGVVRMTSDLALPIKERNVIIVEDIIDTGLTMKYLVENLRTRMPSDLKVCTLLSKPSNTREDVPLDYVGFTIGDEFVIGYGLDDAEFSRNIPYIGVVDFDSQD, from the coding sequence ATGAAAGCTCCCAAGCGCAAACTCAAAGTCCTTATCTCCGAGGAGGAGATCCAGAAGCGCTGCCGCGAGCTCGCCGCGCAGATCAACGAGGACTTCGCCGGCGACTCGGTGCACGTCATCGGCGTGCTCAAGGGCTCGTTTATGTTCCTCTCCGATCTGGTCAAGCACCTGACGGTGGATGTGTCGATCGATTTTCTGGGGCTCTCCAGCTACGGCACAAGCCAGGAGACCAGCGGTGTGGTGCGCATGACCTCCGACCTGGCGTTGCCCATTAAGGAGCGCAACGTCATCATCGTTGAAGACATCATCGATACCGGTCTGACCATGAAGTACCTGGTCGAGAACCTGCGCACGCGCATGCCTTCCGATCTCAAGGTGTGCACGCTCTTGTCGAAACCCTCCAACACGCGCGAAGATGTGCCCCTGGATTACGTGGGCTTTACCATCGGCGATGAGTTCGTGATCGGCTACGGTCTCGACGATGCTGAATTTTCGCGCAACATCCCCTACATTGGGGTCGTTGATTTCGATTCGCAGGATTAA
- a CDS encoding HEAT repeat domain-containing protein, which yields MSKRAFGNSKTGTLLAMVGAATISLGALAGCEAPDWENPDYVAKMLKEGEGAEKSIALENLRKFPEERYSEVAPALVEIYMAGERDAKDAMSYLVQWRVPEAVDAYIKEMETDEAGYAGAAAEALGILDHRAAIPKMVAALQGTDNNERKQGILRGMARMSDPQMVEPMVELLKLDADNFPIALHAYACEILGNIGQENAGAITEEARDMVVLGMFLSNNTNQNTNRECGLAAQQIGPTIVPHLVKTFNGEHQAVNQLLMKYNQGPDYAFPPNQAKLVSAIRLGSMRAPQAVELFMADLKSEKGAPEELSGRQAVSWRLKEGNATDEMILALGDLGDPQARELLEEIVSDEYTNDEWDEITDGLIELQLRQDAATALARLGDRAALPTLMKMAKDGVIVDLEKRFVMLAQNGQPGKEEERYQFNWMVAQSYAMLAEADQRETYQGLIDATDEGGLKEKYKSFLPAFDVAAECGGAGDAAAQAACYGKKIEDENEVVRSKAAYELSRLPAEVASPVVAEAIKTQNLETRELLTFAGYRVATPELAQAVGELLEEEKGRSNDAARRDRNRLKLLHAYALRSSQGGAQAAE from the coding sequence ATGTCGAAACGAGCTTTTGGGAACTCAAAGACCGGAACGCTACTTGCGATGGTAGGCGCGGCGACGATCTCGCTGGGCGCGCTTGCAGGCTGTGAGGCGCCGGACTGGGAGAACCCCGATTACGTCGCGAAGATGCTCAAGGAAGGTGAAGGCGCCGAGAAGTCGATCGCGCTTGAGAACCTCCGTAAGTTCCCGGAAGAGCGCTACAGCGAGGTCGCCCCGGCGCTGGTCGAGATCTATATGGCCGGCGAGCGCGACGCCAAAGACGCGATGAGCTACCTGGTGCAGTGGCGGGTGCCTGAGGCGGTCGACGCCTACATCAAAGAGATGGAGACCGATGAGGCCGGCTACGCCGGTGCGGCCGCCGAGGCGCTGGGCATTCTCGACCACCGCGCGGCTATCCCCAAAATGGTCGCGGCGCTGCAGGGCACCGACAACAACGAGCGTAAGCAGGGCATCCTGCGCGGGATGGCGCGCATGTCCGACCCGCAGATGGTCGAGCCGATGGTGGAGCTGCTCAAGCTCGACGCCGACAACTTCCCGATCGCGCTGCACGCTTACGCCTGTGAGATTCTCGGCAATATTGGCCAGGAGAACGCCGGCGCCATCACCGAAGAGGCGCGCGACATGGTGGTGCTCGGGATGTTCCTGAGCAACAACACCAACCAGAACACCAACCGCGAGTGTGGCCTTGCCGCCCAGCAGATTGGCCCGACGATCGTGCCGCATCTGGTCAAAACCTTTAATGGCGAGCATCAGGCCGTCAATCAGCTGCTGATGAAATACAATCAGGGGCCCGATTATGCGTTCCCGCCCAACCAGGCCAAGCTGGTGAGCGCGATTCGTCTCGGGTCGATGCGCGCGCCGCAGGCCGTGGAACTCTTTATGGCCGACCTCAAGAGTGAGAAGGGCGCGCCCGAAGAGCTCTCGGGCCGCCAGGCGGTGAGCTGGCGTCTGAAAGAGGGCAACGCCACCGACGAGATGATCCTTGCGCTCGGTGACCTGGGCGATCCGCAGGCCCGGGAGCTGCTTGAGGAGATCGTCAGCGATGAATACACCAACGATGAGTGGGACGAGATCACCGACGGCCTCATCGAGCTTCAGCTTCGCCAGGACGCCGCTACCGCGCTGGCCCGCCTTGGCGACCGCGCCGCGCTCCCCACGCTGATGAAGATGGCGAAAGACGGCGTCATTGTGGATCTGGAGAAGCGCTTTGTGATGCTCGCGCAGAACGGTCAGCCGGGCAAAGAAGAGGAGCGCTACCAGTTCAACTGGATGGTGGCCCAGTCCTACGCGATGCTCGCGGAAGCCGACCAGCGTGAGACCTACCAGGGTCTGATTGATGCGACCGATGAGGGCGGGCTCAAAGAGAAGTACAAGAGCTTCCTTCCGGCCTTCGATGTGGCCGCCGAATGTGGCGGTGCCGGTGACGCGGCGGCCCAGGCTGCCTGCTACGGCAAGAAGATCGAAGACGAAAACGAGGTCGTGCGCTCCAAGGCGGCCTACGAGCTGAGCCGACTTCCCGCCGAGGTCGCCTCGCCTGTGGTCGCCGAGGCGATTAAGACGCAGAACCTTGAGACGCGCGAGCTTCTCACCTTCGCCGGCTACCGGGTCGCCACGCCGGAGCTCGCGCAGGCCGTGGGCGAACTTCTCGAAGAAGAGAAGGGGCGTAGCAACGACGCCGCCCGCCGCGATCGCAATCGCCTGAAGCTCCTGCACGCCTACGCTTTGCGCTCCTCGCAGGGCGGCGCTCAGGCTGCCGAATAA
- a CDS encoding DUF4388 domain-containing protein, with protein sequence MSLTARPSVALLEGNATLARIISETLRASALEVVKLSGPPPGAEGARLVIVDVDSAGVDARRWLRFCEERQLPVLVCGVASSRAHFAQYPWLGRPFTTRQLERVCEELLREGTPSRRSQSVPGGIEVRDPVTVEMEGDDASDLEAELGLSPGTLGGGAYEDDDLLEMIDVDTTGSMILEIEDLPGGLGQGGILKGQAQRHSLDAARLEAERSRSAEVDVTIDEVISPSTFPEVPAGVEVPASGGDATVISAVTPSPESDRVMLHQVAHLLAEHWERIGLSARASDRAERLERLLGAMVDAGIDRVAEELRRVPNARGFSGQLETLSVVDLLHTLRERRLRGRLEVSLPGRSFVLYVDGNALHEIESLGESTDGVLLEVLRAEGALDESVYQRLSHKLRTGQFDEGPLEMFLRREQLVDDLRLFDARKGRARRLLGEICGGRRGGFAFIEVARDSSFAWPTRGLDLKIDTLLLEIMREVSLDTGHSEATARTRLVLDAGRAASVDPQALTDDERQLLNFFEEGQTLGEARARLATTGEESVDRVVQRLKRMELLKRKSSAGEVIVKRASGPHERPTAVSNWEIDIPELDRSHPVEVVTPRSTDEEETQQERGFLAGAPIEEDADLSWDQELDSIFRRAADTAEFDTQGRDDDDTK encoded by the coding sequence ATGAGCCTGACAGCTCGCCCGAGCGTGGCGCTCCTTGAGGGGAACGCCACGCTGGCACGAATCATCAGCGAGACACTTCGAGCCAGCGCGCTTGAGGTCGTAAAGCTCAGCGGTCCACCGCCGGGCGCCGAAGGCGCCCGGCTTGTGATCGTCGACGTGGACAGCGCCGGGGTTGATGCCCGGCGCTGGCTGCGTTTTTGCGAGGAACGTCAGCTCCCCGTGCTGGTGTGCGGGGTGGCCAGCTCGCGCGCCCATTTTGCGCAGTATCCCTGGCTGGGCCGCCCCTTCACCACTCGTCAGCTTGAGCGCGTCTGCGAAGAACTCTTGCGAGAGGGGACACCCTCGCGCCGCTCGCAGTCGGTGCCCGGTGGCATTGAGGTTCGCGATCCGGTGACCGTCGAGATGGAGGGCGATGACGCCTCCGATCTGGAAGCAGAGCTGGGGTTGAGCCCGGGCACCCTGGGCGGCGGTGCGTACGAAGACGACGATCTTCTGGAGATGATCGACGTCGATACCACCGGCTCGATGATTCTGGAGATCGAGGATCTTCCCGGAGGACTGGGGCAGGGCGGCATTCTTAAGGGGCAGGCACAGCGTCACTCGCTGGATGCGGCACGGCTTGAGGCGGAGCGCTCGCGCAGCGCTGAGGTCGATGTGACCATCGACGAGGTGATCAGCCCCTCGACCTTTCCAGAAGTTCCCGCCGGCGTTGAAGTTCCGGCGTCTGGCGGTGACGCGACGGTGATCTCCGCGGTGACGCCGTCGCCCGAGAGCGATCGCGTGATGCTCCATCAGGTCGCTCATCTTCTGGCGGAGCATTGGGAGCGCATCGGGTTGAGCGCCCGTGCCAGCGACCGGGCCGAGCGCCTGGAGCGTCTGCTGGGCGCGATGGTCGACGCCGGCATCGACCGCGTCGCCGAAGAGCTCAGGAGGGTGCCCAACGCCCGCGGCTTCTCCGGCCAGCTGGAGACGCTCTCGGTGGTCGACCTGCTGCACACCCTGCGCGAGCGGCGGCTGCGAGGGCGCCTGGAGGTGAGTCTTCCGGGACGAAGTTTCGTGCTCTACGTCGATGGCAACGCCCTCCACGAGATCGAATCACTTGGCGAGAGCACCGACGGCGTGCTTCTGGAAGTGCTGCGCGCTGAGGGAGCGCTCGATGAGAGCGTCTACCAGCGCCTCTCCCACAAGCTGCGCACCGGGCAGTTTGATGAGGGGCCGCTCGAGATGTTCTTACGCCGTGAGCAGCTCGTCGATGACCTGCGCCTCTTCGACGCCCGGAAGGGCAGGGCGAGGCGACTGCTTGGCGAGATCTGCGGAGGACGTCGAGGGGGCTTTGCTTTTATCGAGGTGGCGCGCGACTCCAGCTTCGCCTGGCCGACCCGCGGCCTGGACCTGAAGATCGATACACTGCTCCTGGAGATCATGCGCGAGGTATCGCTGGATACCGGCCACTCCGAGGCGACCGCGCGCACGCGCCTGGTGCTCGACGCCGGTCGCGCCGCCAGCGTCGACCCTCAGGCGCTCACCGACGATGAGCGTCAGCTGCTCAACTTCTTTGAAGAGGGGCAGACCCTGGGAGAGGCCCGCGCGCGCCTGGCGACCACCGGCGAGGAGTCGGTCGACCGCGTGGTGCAGCGGCTCAAACGCATGGAGCTCCTCAAACGGAAGTCGAGCGCTGGCGAGGTCATCGTCAAGCGAGCCTCCGGACCTCATGAGCGTCCCACGGCGGTGAGCAACTGGGAGATCGACATCCCGGAGCTCGATCGCTCGCATCCGGTTGAGGTCGTCACGCCCCGGAGCACCGATGAGGAAGAGACGCAGCAGGAGCGCGGTTTTCTCGCCGGCGCCCCGATCGAGGAAGACGCCGATCTGAGCTGGGATCAAGAGCTTGACTCGATCTTTCGTCGGGCGGCCGACACCGCCGAATTTGATACGCAGGGAAGAGACGATGACGACACGAAATAA
- a CDS encoding protein kinase domain-containing protein, protein MSESSNKPPRVPPPLTPAGRKPSAPGAKPPGPPPRPAVRRQAPGVRGSTQAPEAATLKTGDAVGGRFVVERYLGSSGGGVSYLCNDRQTQSPVVVKVLEMPFPGDDAFAKLSAEVRLAGSIDHRNLTGAVGMGRTQNGEIFIAMEFVEGSTLSQLVAQRREEGRTLSIRDTFTVLAHVCSALSAVHERKTSHGVLTPYNIYVNKQGVVKVGNLAFGRMVSTFLHGRGEGPFHDSIYVAPEVAESPGNLSAAADLYSLGMIAAELLNPTGLPSERKQAHEMALDGLAKYPPALFSLVSACLSADRTQRPRSAQHFRDELEEIARDAGARLSGAAPPGALPVEPAVAESEEGDSLFDLFDVGDIAPPPADEAEAERYLVQKSGLDYGPFTEKQIIDQLRADEIDENSLVLDRFTQQRCRLIEMEAFTAEVEAYIPEREERRRREAEARAELQRKVKKGGLAALVVSIVAGLVVLAAMGWFWLQQPDPEPMPLEQAFASLDYTFLPPPSEFQAVAVDSDLLQSIFNPRASEEEIARTLKKVRGAGGKRASGKAAAGGGSGQREADVDMANFSGSSKHLSDQEINRVIMSDFNAMTDCIRSELNRNSSFKGLTVQFFIRPSGTTGGVQIKESQYQSREVGQCMIQRFRAMKFPEHGAISNRGVEFPLYVQ, encoded by the coding sequence ATGAGTGAGTCGTCGAATAAGCCGCCGCGCGTTCCCCCGCCGTTGACGCCCGCCGGGCGCAAGCCTTCGGCTCCCGGGGCGAAACCTCCCGGACCGCCTCCCAGGCCCGCCGTTCGGCGTCAGGCACCCGGCGTTCGCGGCAGCACCCAGGCGCCGGAGGCCGCGACTCTGAAAACCGGCGATGCCGTCGGTGGACGCTTCGTGGTGGAGCGCTATCTGGGAAGCTCCGGCGGTGGGGTCAGCTACCTCTGCAACGATCGTCAGACGCAGTCGCCGGTCGTTGTGAAGGTGCTCGAGATGCCCTTCCCGGGCGACGACGCCTTCGCAAAACTCAGCGCCGAGGTGCGCCTGGCCGGGAGCATCGACCACCGAAACCTCACCGGTGCGGTGGGGATGGGGCGCACCCAGAATGGCGAGATTTTTATCGCGATGGAGTTCGTGGAGGGGTCTACGCTCTCGCAGCTCGTGGCCCAGAGACGCGAAGAGGGGCGCACGCTGAGCATTCGTGACACCTTCACAGTGCTCGCCCACGTCTGCAGCGCACTCTCGGCGGTGCATGAGCGCAAAACCAGCCACGGGGTGCTCACGCCTTACAACATCTACGTCAACAAGCAGGGCGTGGTGAAAGTGGGGAACCTGGCCTTCGGCCGCATGGTCAGCACCTTTCTTCACGGACGAGGGGAGGGGCCTTTTCATGACAGCATCTACGTGGCGCCGGAGGTGGCTGAGTCGCCGGGGAACCTGAGCGCCGCGGCCGACCTCTACAGCCTGGGCATGATCGCCGCAGAGCTGCTCAACCCCACCGGTCTTCCCAGTGAGCGAAAGCAGGCCCACGAGATGGCGCTCGACGGGCTTGCCAAATACCCGCCGGCGCTCTTCAGCCTGGTCTCGGCGTGTCTCTCCGCCGATCGCACGCAGCGACCGCGCTCCGCGCAGCACTTCCGCGATGAGCTTGAGGAAATCGCCCGCGACGCCGGCGCGCGCTTAAGCGGCGCGGCCCCTCCCGGCGCGCTGCCGGTGGAGCCGGCCGTGGCTGAGAGCGAGGAGGGCGACAGCCTCTTTGATCTTTTCGACGTCGGTGACATCGCGCCGCCCCCGGCCGATGAGGCCGAGGCCGAGCGCTACCTCGTGCAGAAGAGCGGCCTCGACTACGGCCCCTTTACCGAAAAGCAGATCATCGATCAGCTTCGCGCCGACGAGATCGACGAGAACTCGCTGGTGCTCGACCGCTTCACCCAGCAGCGTTGCCGTCTCATCGAGATGGAGGCGTTCACCGCCGAGGTCGAAGCCTACATTCCGGAGCGTGAAGAGCGCCGCCGGCGTGAGGCCGAAGCCCGCGCCGAGCTGCAGCGTAAGGTCAAGAAAGGTGGCCTTGCCGCGCTGGTCGTCTCCATTGTTGCCGGGCTCGTGGTGCTGGCGGCGATGGGCTGGTTCTGGCTGCAGCAGCCCGACCCGGAGCCGATGCCTCTGGAGCAGGCCTTCGCGTCGCTGGATTATACCTTCCTGCCACCGCCCTCGGAGTTTCAGGCGGTGGCGGTCGACTCCGACCTTCTGCAGAGCATCTTTAACCCTCGCGCCAGCGAGGAGGAGATCGCGCGCACACTCAAGAAAGTGCGCGGCGCCGGTGGCAAGCGCGCCTCGGGCAAAGCTGCGGCCGGCGGCGGCTCCGGGCAGCGTGAGGCCGATGTCGATATGGCCAACTTCTCGGGCTCGTCCAAGCACCTGAGCGACCAGGAGATCAACCGCGTTATTATGAGCGACTTCAACGCGATGACCGACTGCATTCGCTCCGAGCTCAACCGAAACAGCTCCTTTAAGGGGCTGACGGTGCAGTTCTTTATCCGCCCCTCCGGCACCACCGGCGGTGTGCAGATCAAGGAAAGTCAGTACCAGAGCCGCGAGGTTGGCCAGTGCATGATCCAGCGCTTCCGTGCGATGAAGTTCCCCGAGCACGGCGCCATCTCCAACCGCGGTGTGGAGTTCCCCCTCTACGTGCAGTGA
- the tsaE gene encoding tRNA (adenosine(37)-N6)-threonylcarbamoyltransferase complex ATPase subunit type 1 TsaE — MTTRERPNFSPGDYNNLGAQPRTELTLDGEPATLNLGRALGEAMRERGEGFLGLVGDLGAGKTTLIKGLAEGMDIAPDEVSSPTYALVQEYGAEGELVHMDLYRLEHYDDLESLAYWDYIDRPQTLVCVEWLDRIPHAWPGQGVVVELLRQGDGRQARIFASEAYHALVERIGSDLNDIT; from the coding sequence ATGACGACCCGTGAGCGCCCGAACTTCTCGCCGGGCGACTATAACAACCTCGGTGCGCAGCCGCGCACCGAGCTGACGCTTGATGGCGAGCCGGCGACCCTGAACCTCGGGCGCGCGCTGGGTGAGGCGATGCGTGAGCGCGGCGAGGGCTTCCTGGGCCTCGTCGGCGACCTCGGTGCCGGAAAGACGACGCTTATCAAGGGGTTGGCCGAGGGCATGGACATCGCCCCCGACGAGGTCTCAAGCCCCACCTATGCGCTGGTGCAGGAGTACGGCGCCGAGGGCGAGCTTGTGCATATGGACCTCTACCGCCTGGAGCATTACGACGATCTGGAGTCGCTGGCCTACTGGGACTACATCGACCGCCCTCAGACGTTGGTCTGCGTGGAGTGGCTCGACCGCATCCCCCACGCCTGGCCCGGCCAGGGCGTGGTTGTGGAACTTCTGCGCCAGGGCGATGGCCGCCAGGCACGCATCTTCGCCAGCGAGGCGTACCACGCCCTGGTGGAGCGCATCGGCTCCGATCTCAACGACATCACCTGA
- a CDS encoding CPBP family intramembrane glutamic endopeptidase: MSQQPDDPQLSGAPSVFAALIFYGAMLGVAWLLGVVWLDLNLLVWPEKLQGATAMHAALGAAVGLGAVVASRLVERYTAWGRNLGDAFAGMLGPMTPGQVQVLALTSGVAEEIFFRGFLQQAFSTAGWAGPYGDWVGLVLASVIFGLIHIGPERDTFRPWTYMALGLGAIFGLMYLYTGSVLAPVIAHITVNYFNLGHISRQALAEGEGLSPEDER, translated from the coding sequence TTGAGTCAGCAACCCGACGATCCCCAGCTCTCCGGAGCACCGAGCGTCTTTGCCGCGCTGATCTTTTACGGCGCGATGCTGGGCGTGGCCTGGCTTCTGGGCGTGGTGTGGCTGGACTTAAACCTGCTGGTCTGGCCGGAGAAGTTGCAGGGCGCCACCGCGATGCATGCCGCGCTGGGTGCCGCGGTGGGGCTCGGAGCGGTGGTCGCCTCGCGGCTGGTGGAACGCTACACCGCCTGGGGCCGCAACCTCGGGGATGCTTTTGCGGGCATGCTCGGTCCCATGACTCCCGGACAGGTGCAGGTTCTGGCGCTGACCAGCGGGGTTGCTGAAGAGATCTTTTTTCGGGGCTTTTTACAGCAGGCCTTCAGCACCGCCGGATGGGCCGGTCCTTACGGCGACTGGGTGGGGCTTGTGCTGGCGAGCGTGATTTTTGGGCTTATTCATATTGGCCCGGAGCGCGATACCTTTCGGCCCTGGACATACATGGCGCTGGGGCTGGGCGCGATCTTCGGGCTGATGTACCTCTACACCGGTTCGGTGCTTGCGCCGGTGATCGCGCATATCACGGTGAACTATTTCAACCTGGGCCACATCTCGCGGCAGGCGTTGGCCGAGGGCGAGGGCTTGAGCCCCGAGGATGAGCGATGA
- a CDS encoding TIGR02757 family protein — protein sequence MPNSQTLKALLKETMAQCDHLARRDHDPVGRVWEYERDEDREVAALVASSLAYGQVKVLREAIVRALSPLGPHPAHTLRVAPLEDLATRWPAFTYRMTRGEDLADLAVALGTTLRREGSLSELYRRGLPETDGLSARERHLHAASNFVQTLRQRRARQELSRGFRYLLPDPADGSTCKRLHLFFRWMSRGPDGIDLGLWPSLSPDALVMPLDTHTGRLCRYLGLLTRKTLDARAAIEVSERLASLDAQDPLKYDFALCHLGIGRRCIHRRSDEHCPGCPIEAACTL from the coding sequence ATGCCGAACTCCCAGACACTTAAAGCACTACTTAAAGAAACCATGGCGCAATGCGACCACCTCGCCCGTCGCGACCATGATCCGGTGGGCCGCGTCTGGGAGTACGAGCGCGATGAGGATCGGGAGGTCGCCGCACTTGTGGCAAGCTCGCTGGCTTACGGCCAGGTTAAGGTCTTGCGCGAGGCCATCGTGCGCGCGCTTTCGCCCCTGGGGCCCCACCCTGCCCACACGCTCCGGGTGGCCCCGCTTGAGGATCTTGCAACGCGCTGGCCCGCGTTCACCTACCGCATGACCCGCGGCGAGGATCTGGCCGACCTCGCGGTAGCCCTGGGAACGACGCTGCGCCGGGAAGGAAGCCTCAGCGAACTCTACCGCCGTGGCCTCCCCGAAACCGATGGTTTAAGCGCCCGCGAGCGCCACCTGCATGCCGCGTCCAACTTCGTGCAGACACTGCGTCAGCGCCGTGCGCGCCAGGAGCTCTCGCGCGGGTTTCGCTACCTGCTCCCCGACCCGGCCGATGGCAGCACCTGCAAACGCCTGCACCTCTTCTTTCGCTGGATGAGCCGCGGCCCCGACGGCATCGATCTGGGCTTATGGCCCTCCCTCTCGCCCGACGCGCTTGTGATGCCCCTGGACACCCACACCGGTCGCCTCTGCCGCTACCTGGGGCTGCTCACCCGAAAGACGCTCGACGCCCGCGCGGCGATCGAGGTCTCCGAGCGGCTGGCCTCGCTCGACGCTCAGGATCCCCTCAAATATGACTTTGCGCTCTGCCACCTGGGCATCGGTCGGCGCTGCATTCACCGCCGCTCCGACGAGCACTGCCCGGGGTGCCCGATTGAGGCGGCGTGCACGCTCTAG
- a CDS encoding TIGR04563 family protein — protein sequence MATKKKMTLYLPEELLNEMRQEALRQDRSLSWIMEAAWKIARERLREMPGVDELYEDYEAAS from the coding sequence ATGGCCACCAAAAAGAAGATGACCCTGTACCTGCCCGAAGAGCTTCTCAATGAGATGCGGCAGGAGGCGCTTCGCCAGGATCGCTCGTTGAGCTGGATCATGGAAGCCGCCTGGAAGATCGCCCGGGAGCGACTTCGCGAGATGCCCGGTGTCGACGAGCTCTACGAAGATTACGAGGCCGCCAGCTGA